Proteins encoded in a region of the Magallana gigas chromosome 8, xbMagGiga1.1, whole genome shotgun sequence genome:
- the LOC105349186 gene encoding uncharacterized protein isoform X1, with product MTHYKNIKFGVDLVKASQAEYDFLVKVRHLEYLRNDAVLQYAVRRYEKVWLPLVAFEDKISPQNLEPPIDIAWVWHCHMLSPHEYTKYCRTYFRKVLDHSIIKADGAYTFTKGIWSRNFPDEPFELDQNVLNELISCTLSQGGKTKSFDLVAATHRQQDFVYNILLPHYRDPEFLKSAITRYKKYLYLYTQKNNLSNFLVPCYDIDFVWHTHQLHPIDYQHVTESLLGCLLTHDDTDCDRNPGSKLFDAYKRTEKNWRELYNESFAISGAVFRGLNLEDKLYRLTVSDMDGCISRKGAVVIDFIAVTTPVSVNKETVKIKIFKINEAKELRLVQKLKSKMENMTWNNQNLTIRQDSTESTLLIELSAKRTFINGGSLLIGRCQQKFGFYLQNPMYQNGGVFSIEKDMQMFSTLTAAKCKVSGSILSPSLGNIELVLEQGEYEEINMSTNVNQLSDQASGPISDAMDICQVALHRLRSKNGKSFICRVIHNVQKMTSVLQFFFEDKLAAIAHFIGNDQLPEKSQISKGSLSLSPSAGEKAILIKTGEGDSTILVVKRGSRVFCSKEDPLKIKVYQLGSTHLQQKETIYVSQYSSLEYEGLTLELKKVAAGLHLPFLTNNKYYGYGVEKPKRQKTYQRDSAFTGGGPKRTYQSDSAFTGGGPKRTCQSDSAFTGRGLKMTYQSDLAFFSAGGGFGGSGCCGGCGGCGGC from the exons ATGACtcactataaaaatatcaaatttgggGTGGATCTTGTGAAAGCCTCCCAGGCAGAATACGACTTCCTGGTCAAAGTTAGACATTTGGAATATTTGCGAAACGATGCTGTCCTTCAATATGCTGTTCGCCGCTACGAAAAAGTTTGGCTTCCTCTTGTTGCATTTGAGGATAAAATATCTCCTCAAAATTTAGAGCCACCAATCGATATCGCTTGGGTATGGCACTGTCATATGTTATCACCTCACGAGTATACCAAGTATTGTCGAACGTATTTTAGAAAAGTACTCGATCATTCGATAATCAAAGCAGACGGTGCCTATACGTTTACGAAGGGTATATGGTCACGTAATTTTCCTGATGAACCATTTGAGTTGGACCAGAATGTATTGAATGAACTTATTTCTTGTACTCTCTCACAAGGAGGTAAAACTAAATCGTTTGATCTCGTGGCAGCGACTCATAGACAACAGGACTTTGTATATAACATTCTTCTTCCACATTATAGAGATCCTGAGTTCCTCAAGTCTGCAATAACGAGATACAAAAAATACCTTTATCTTTATACACAGAAGAATAATCTCTCAAATTTTCTCGTCCCATGCTATGACATTGATTTTGTCTGGCACACACATCAACTACATCCCATTGATTATCAACATGTCACAGAGTCGTTGCTTGGTTGTTTACTAACCCATGATGATACAGATTGTGATCGAAATCCAGGGTCCAAACTTTTTGATGCGTATaaaagaacagaaaaaaattggaGAGAATTATATAATGAGTCTTTTGCTATATCCGGTGCTGTGTTCCGAGGACTTAATCTTGAAGATAAGCTTTATAGACTAACCGTGTCGGATATGGACGGTTGTATTAGCAGAAAAGGCGCAGTTGTAATAGACTTTATTGCTGTAACAACACCTGTTTCCGTCAACAAGGAAActgtgaaaattaaaatattcaaaatcaatgaaGCCAAGGAACTTCGACTCGTTCAaaagttaaaaagcaaaatggaAAATATGACCTGGAACAATCAAAATCTTACGATTCGACAGGACTCTACAGAATCAACTCTTCTCATTGAGTTATCAGCAAAAAGAACTTTTATTAACGGAGGGTCTTTATTAATTGGCAGATGTCAACAAAAATTTGGGTTTTATCTGCAAAATCCTATGTATCAGAATGGCGGTGTATTTAGTATTGAAAAAGACATGCAAATGTTCAGCACCCTAACGGCGGCCAAGTGTAAGGTTAGCGGAAGTATTTTAAGCCCATCGCTGGGAAATATTGAACTGGTTTTGGAACAGGGTGAATATGAAGAGATCAATATGTCAACAAATGTAAATCAGTTGTCGGACCAAGCTTCTGGACCAATCTCGGATGCTATGGACATTTGTCAAGTCGCCTTGCACAG ATTACGAAGCAAAAACGGAAAAAGTTTCATTTGCCGGGTCATACACAATGTCCAAAAGATGACGTCAgttttgcagtttttttttgAAGACAAATTGGCAGCAATTGCACATTTTATTGGAAATGACCAGCTTCCCGAAAAATCACAG ATTTCGAAAGGCTCCTTATCATTAAGTCCAAGTGCTGGGGAAAAAGCGATATTGATTAAAACTGGAGAAGGGGATTCAACGATACTAGTGGTCAAAAGAG GTTCCCGAGTTTTTTGCAGTAAAGAAGACCCTCTAAAAATTAAGGTGTACCAACTTGGTTCAACACATTTACAGcaaaaagaaacaatatatGTTTCTCAATATAGTTCTCTAGAATATGAAGGACTTACTCTTGAACTCAAAAAAG TTGCAGCGGGTTTACACCTACCATTCCTGACAAACAACAAATACTATGGTTATGGTGTTGAAAAACCAAAGCGACAGAAAACATATCAAAGAGATTCAGCATTCACTGGAGGAGGACCAAAGAGGACTTATCAAAGTGATTCAGCATTCACTGGAGGAGGACCAAAGAGGACATGTCAAAGTGATTCAGCATTCACTGGAAGAGGACTAAAGATGACATATCAAAGTGATTTAGCATTCTTTTCTGCTGGAGGAGGCTTTGGTGGTAGTGGTTGTTGTGGCGGTTGTGGCGGTTGTGGGGGATGTTGA
- the LOC105349186 gene encoding uncharacterized protein isoform X2 — protein sequence MTHYKNIKFGVDLVKASQAEYDFLVKVRHLEYLRNDAVLQYAVRRYEKVWLPLVAFEDKISPQNLEPPIDIAWVWHCHMLSPHEYTKYCRTYFRKVLDHSIIKADGAYTFTKGIWSRNFPDEPFELDQNVLNELISCTLSQGGKTKSFDLVAATHRQQDFVYNILLPHYRDPEFLKSAITRYKKYLYLYTQKNNLSNFLVPCYDIDFVWHTHQLHPIDYQHVTESLLGCLLTHDDTDCDRNPGSKLFDAYKRTEKNWRELYNESFAISGAVFRGLNLEDKLYRLTVSDMDGCISRKGAVVIDFIAVTTPVSVNKETVKIKIFKINEAKELRLVQKLKSKMENMTWNNQNLTIRQDSTESTLLIELSAKRTFINGGSLLIGRCQQKFGFYLQNPMYQNGGVFSIEKDMQMFSTLTAAKCKVSGSILSPSLGNIELVLEQGEYEEINMSTNVNQLSDQASGPISDAMDICQVALHRLRSKNGKSFICRVIHNVQKMTSVLQFFFEDKLAAIAHFIGNDQLPEKSQISKGSLSLSPSAGEKAILIKTGEGDSTILVVKRVAAGLHLPFLTNNKYYGYGVEKPKRQKTYQRDSAFTGGGPKRTYQSDSAFTGGGPKRTCQSDSAFTGRGLKMTYQSDLAFFSAGGGFGGSGCCGGCGGCGGC from the exons ATGACtcactataaaaatatcaaatttgggGTGGATCTTGTGAAAGCCTCCCAGGCAGAATACGACTTCCTGGTCAAAGTTAGACATTTGGAATATTTGCGAAACGATGCTGTCCTTCAATATGCTGTTCGCCGCTACGAAAAAGTTTGGCTTCCTCTTGTTGCATTTGAGGATAAAATATCTCCTCAAAATTTAGAGCCACCAATCGATATCGCTTGGGTATGGCACTGTCATATGTTATCACCTCACGAGTATACCAAGTATTGTCGAACGTATTTTAGAAAAGTACTCGATCATTCGATAATCAAAGCAGACGGTGCCTATACGTTTACGAAGGGTATATGGTCACGTAATTTTCCTGATGAACCATTTGAGTTGGACCAGAATGTATTGAATGAACTTATTTCTTGTACTCTCTCACAAGGAGGTAAAACTAAATCGTTTGATCTCGTGGCAGCGACTCATAGACAACAGGACTTTGTATATAACATTCTTCTTCCACATTATAGAGATCCTGAGTTCCTCAAGTCTGCAATAACGAGATACAAAAAATACCTTTATCTTTATACACAGAAGAATAATCTCTCAAATTTTCTCGTCCCATGCTATGACATTGATTTTGTCTGGCACACACATCAACTACATCCCATTGATTATCAACATGTCACAGAGTCGTTGCTTGGTTGTTTACTAACCCATGATGATACAGATTGTGATCGAAATCCAGGGTCCAAACTTTTTGATGCGTATaaaagaacagaaaaaaattggaGAGAATTATATAATGAGTCTTTTGCTATATCCGGTGCTGTGTTCCGAGGACTTAATCTTGAAGATAAGCTTTATAGACTAACCGTGTCGGATATGGACGGTTGTATTAGCAGAAAAGGCGCAGTTGTAATAGACTTTATTGCTGTAACAACACCTGTTTCCGTCAACAAGGAAActgtgaaaattaaaatattcaaaatcaatgaaGCCAAGGAACTTCGACTCGTTCAaaagttaaaaagcaaaatggaAAATATGACCTGGAACAATCAAAATCTTACGATTCGACAGGACTCTACAGAATCAACTCTTCTCATTGAGTTATCAGCAAAAAGAACTTTTATTAACGGAGGGTCTTTATTAATTGGCAGATGTCAACAAAAATTTGGGTTTTATCTGCAAAATCCTATGTATCAGAATGGCGGTGTATTTAGTATTGAAAAAGACATGCAAATGTTCAGCACCCTAACGGCGGCCAAGTGTAAGGTTAGCGGAAGTATTTTAAGCCCATCGCTGGGAAATATTGAACTGGTTTTGGAACAGGGTGAATATGAAGAGATCAATATGTCAACAAATGTAAATCAGTTGTCGGACCAAGCTTCTGGACCAATCTCGGATGCTATGGACATTTGTCAAGTCGCCTTGCACAG ATTACGAAGCAAAAACGGAAAAAGTTTCATTTGCCGGGTCATACACAATGTCCAAAAGATGACGTCAgttttgcagtttttttttgAAGACAAATTGGCAGCAATTGCACATTTTATTGGAAATGACCAGCTTCCCGAAAAATCACAG ATTTCGAAAGGCTCCTTATCATTAAGTCCAAGTGCTGGGGAAAAAGCGATATTGATTAAAACTGGAGAAGGGGATTCAACGATACTAGTGGTCAAAAGAG TTGCAGCGGGTTTACACCTACCATTCCTGACAAACAACAAATACTATGGTTATGGTGTTGAAAAACCAAAGCGACAGAAAACATATCAAAGAGATTCAGCATTCACTGGAGGAGGACCAAAGAGGACTTATCAAAGTGATTCAGCATTCACTGGAGGAGGACCAAAGAGGACATGTCAAAGTGATTCAGCATTCACTGGAAGAGGACTAAAGATGACATATCAAAGTGATTTAGCATTCTTTTCTGCTGGAGGAGGCTTTGGTGGTAGTGGTTGTTGTGGCGGTTGTGGCGGTTGTGGGGGATGTTGA
- the LOC105349186 gene encoding uncharacterized protein isoform X3 gives MYQNGGVFSIEKDMQMFSTLTAAKCKVSGSILSPSLGNIELVLEQGEYEEINMSTNVNQLSDQASGPISDAMDICQVALHRLRSKNGKSFICRVIHNVQKMTSVLQFFFEDKLAAIAHFIGNDQLPEKSQISKGSLSLSPSAGEKAILIKTGEGDSTILVVKRGSRVFCSKEDPLKIKVYQLGSTHLQQKETIYVSQYSSLEYEGLTLELKKVAAGLHLPFLTNNKYYGYGVEKPKRQKTYQRDSAFTGGGPKRTYQSDSAFTGGGPKRTCQSDSAFTGRGLKMTYQSDLAFFSAGGGFGGSGCCGGCGGCGGC, from the exons ATGTATCAGAATGGCGGTGTATTTAGTATTGAAAAAGACATGCAAATGTTCAGCACCCTAACGGCGGCCAAGTGTAAGGTTAGCGGAAGTATTTTAAGCCCATCGCTGGGAAATATTGAACTGGTTTTGGAACAGGGTGAATATGAAGAGATCAATATGTCAACAAATGTAAATCAGTTGTCGGACCAAGCTTCTGGACCAATCTCGGATGCTATGGACATTTGTCAAGTCGCCTTGCACAG ATTACGAAGCAAAAACGGAAAAAGTTTCATTTGCCGGGTCATACACAATGTCCAAAAGATGACGTCAgttttgcagtttttttttgAAGACAAATTGGCAGCAATTGCACATTTTATTGGAAATGACCAGCTTCCCGAAAAATCACAG ATTTCGAAAGGCTCCTTATCATTAAGTCCAAGTGCTGGGGAAAAAGCGATATTGATTAAAACTGGAGAAGGGGATTCAACGATACTAGTGGTCAAAAGAG GTTCCCGAGTTTTTTGCAGTAAAGAAGACCCTCTAAAAATTAAGGTGTACCAACTTGGTTCAACACATTTACAGcaaaaagaaacaatatatGTTTCTCAATATAGTTCTCTAGAATATGAAGGACTTACTCTTGAACTCAAAAAAG TTGCAGCGGGTTTACACCTACCATTCCTGACAAACAACAAATACTATGGTTATGGTGTTGAAAAACCAAAGCGACAGAAAACATATCAAAGAGATTCAGCATTCACTGGAGGAGGACCAAAGAGGACTTATCAAAGTGATTCAGCATTCACTGGAGGAGGACCAAAGAGGACATGTCAAAGTGATTCAGCATTCACTGGAAGAGGACTAAAGATGACATATCAAAGTGATTTAGCATTCTTTTCTGCTGGAGGAGGCTTTGGTGGTAGTGGTTGTTGTGGCGGTTGTGGCGGTTGTGGGGGATGTTGA
- the LOC105328318 gene encoding uncharacterized protein — protein sequence MTNYQNIVFGVDLVKAAQDEYDFLLKVDGLEYLRNDAVLQYAIHRYENLWLPLVASQNDEYILPECLEPPVDIAWVWHCHMLSPHNYASYCKSLFGKVLDHSVSKSKAAYDLTKSTWARHYPNEPFELCQDIVYGKCPTVPPYPSKSDSFDLLAAIHRQQDFVYNIHLPHYRNMMFLEAGLTRYKQYLFLKKKHPTVFLVPCYDIDLIWHTHQLHPIDYERVTKSLLGWLLIHDDTDSDRNPGSKLSNAYEETRKLWQEEYNESFIKSGAMYRGDSPKGRLYLLTKQDIEGFSGRKAEAVIENISISLPNPVGNKNIKLKILKNNWSKGLQRIQKLTGKMGNMTWNNLSNVQFSYGPSDATLVFELATRHNFFGGGSKAIGGFQERFGFYLHNPERSNGGYFKFEREMQMLSTASAAKCIVDGRFGCPSLADIVLLLEPGTYEEANMPTNVDQLWGPVPLPKSDAENICQVASHRLQNPNGNIVFTCRIIHSVKTMTSVVHVFFHDKLAAVAHVIGTDQLPIETQTSENISLNPGAGERAVLIKTGEGDSMILIGKWTGFVRGVAGTRGKQGIPGNPGHLEVRVYRIDAKSAPTGEKIYLSQYQPLEYEGLTLDLNRGTITCSGLKSDKILEYVTLSFSVALLHVLCVPRPTKWKPGESLKPKLAKRGRRKVERFPDEDMSFMMAAGLLYLTPSNHYIYHNYGANVSAGCASGGIVSDSCGVGFDQSQCVINSDGGDFGGGGGGDIGGGDGGGGCGGCGGCGGGGGCGGGGGGGCGGDGGGGGCGGGGGCGGGGGCGGGCGGGGGCGG from the exons ATGACTAACTATCAGAATATTGTCTTCGGAGTTGACCTTGTGAAAGCCGCCCAAGATGAATACGACTTTCTGCTCAAGGTTGATGGCTTAGAATACCTTCGAAACGATGCAGTTCTTCAGTATGCCATTCACCGCTACGAGAACCTTTGGCTTCCTCTAGTCGCATCTCAAAACGACGAATATATCTTGCCAGAATGCTTAGAGCCTCCAGTTGATATAGCTTGGGTGTGGCATTGCCACATGCTATCACCACATAACTACGCCTCGTATTGTAAGTCGTTATTTGGAAAAGTGCTCGATCATTCTGTTTCTAAATCCAAAGCTGCTTACGACTTAACAAAGTCTACTTGGGCACGTCATTATCCCAATGAACCATTCGAATTATGCCAGGACATCGTGTATGGAAAATGTCCCACTGTTCCACCTTATCCAAGTAAAAGCGACTCGTTTGATCTTCTGGCAGCCATTCATCGGCAACAAGACTTTGTCTATAACATCCATCTGCCTCATTATAGAAACATGATGTTTCTTGAAGCGGGATTGACAAGATACAAACAGTAtctttttttgaagaaaaaacatCCGACAGTATTTCTTGTACCCTGCTACGATATTGATTTGATCTGGCACACCCATCAACTCCATCCAATTGATTACGAACGAGTCACAAAGTCGTTGCTTGGTTGGCTGCTCATTCATGACGATACAGATAGCGATAGAAACCCAGGATCTAAGCTTTCCAATGCTTATGAAGAAACAAGAAAACTTTGGCAAGAGGAGTATAATGAATCATTTATCAAATCAGGTGCCATGTACCGTGGAGATTCTCCAAAAGGTAGACTCTACCTTCTCACTAAACAAGACATTGAAGGCTTCTCAGGCAGAAAGGCAGAAGCagttattgaaaatatttctatatCTTTGCCTAATCCAGTTggcaacaaaaatattaaactgaaaatattgaaaaacaattggTCAAAGGGACTTCAACGTATTCAAAAATTAACAGGCAAAATGGGGAACATGACCTGGAATAATCTCAGTAATGTACAATTTTCATATGGACCTTCAGATGCTACGCTTGTTTTTGAGCTAGCTACAAGACATAACTTTTTTGGTGGAGGATCCAAAGCAATTGGTGGTTTTCAAGAACGGTTTGGGTTTTATTTGCACAACCCCGAGCGTAGTAATGGCGgctatttcaaatttgaaagggaAATGCAAATGTTAAGCACTGCATCGGCAGCCAAATGTATCGTTGATGGGAGATTTGGATGCCCGTCTCTTGCTGACATCGTTTTACTTTTGGAACCAGGTACCTATGAAGAGGCTAACATGCCAACAAATGTAGATCAATTATGGGGTCCTGTTCCTTTGCCGAAATCTGATGCCGAAAACATCTGCCAAGTTGCTTCGCATag ATTGCAAAACCCGAATGGAAATATCGTTTTTACTTGCCGGATAATACACAGTGTTAAGACGATGACATCAGTTGTGCATGTTTTCTTCCACGACAAATTGGCAGCAGTTGCACATGTTATTGGAACTGACCAGCTACCAATTGAAACACAG ACATCTGAAAATATATCCCTCAATCCAGGTGCTGGGGAAAGAGCAGTCCTTATAAAAACTGGAGAAGGTGATTCTATGATACTTATAGGAAAATGGACAGGATTTGTCCGGGGAGTTGCTGGGACTCGAG GTAAGCAAGGAATCCCTGGTAACCCCGGTCATTTGGAAGTTAGAGTATACCGAATTGATGCGAAAAGTGCTCCAACTGGAGAAAAAATTTATCTTTCTCAATATCAACCTCTAGAATATGAAGGTCTAACACTAGACTTGAATAGAGGCACAATAACCTGCAGTGGATTAAAATCGGATAAAATTCTTGAATATGTGACCCTTTCATTTTCTGTCGCTTTGCTACATGTGCTATGTGTTCCTCGCCCAACAAAATGGAAACCAGGAGAGTCTCTTAAACCGAAATTGGCAAAAAGAGGTAGACGAAAAGTGGAAAGGTTTCCAGATGAAGATATGTCCTTCATGATGGCTGCAGGATTGTTGTACTTGACGCCCTCTAATCACTATATATATCACAATTACGGTGCAAACGTCAGTGCAGGATGTGCTTCCGGAGGGATTGTGTCTGATTCTTGTGGCGTTGGCTTCGATCAAAGCCAATGTGTCATCAATTCCGATGGAGGTGATTTTGGTGGCGGGGGTGGTGGAGACATCGGGGGTGGCGACGGTGGGGGTGGATGTGGCGGATGCGGTGGTTGTGGTGGCGGAGGAGGTTGTGGGGGCGGCGGCGGAGGAGGCTGCGGGGGTGATGGTGGAGGCGGAGGATGCGGGGGTGGTGGAGGCTGTGGAGGTGGTGGTGGATGTGGGGGTGGATGTGGTGGTGGTGGCGGATGTGGTGGTTGA